Proteins from one Hemiscyllium ocellatum isolate sHemOce1 chromosome 30, sHemOce1.pat.X.cur, whole genome shotgun sequence genomic window:
- the pou3f1 gene encoding POU domain, class 3, transcription factor 1 encodes MATTASAHYIPRNNSLHSNSLVHPDSDRMHPGTTYREVQKMVQSDYLHGLSGSGHPISHSHQWLSSVTDGAPWVTASHLGQQDPGKASVQAPPRDDLGSGLHHRAHHMVHQQSHGSHPGAAWGPAAPPPPPPPPPPPIPGMPPSSNGHQPLIYSQPGFSSLNGMLSPATPSLHHGLTDALHEDPGGHDGHPEHPAPHHPEHSDEDAPTSDDLEHFAKQFKQRRIKLGFTQADVGLALGTLYGNVFSQTTICRFEALQLSFKNMCKLKPLLNKWLEETDSTSGSPTSIDKIAAQGRKRKKRTSIEIGVKGALENHFLKCPKPSAHEISSLADSLQLEKEVVRVWFCNRRQKEKRMTPAGIPGHPGMEDVYSQRDTPPLHHTLQTPVQ; translated from the coding sequence ATGGCCACCACAGCTTCGGCTCACTACATCCCCAGGAATAACTCGCTCCACTCCAACTCGCTGGTGCACCCGGACTCGGACAGGATGCATCCAGGGACAACCTACCGGGAGGTGCAGAAGATGGTGCAGAGTGACTACCTGCACGGCCTGAGCGGCAGCGGGCACCCCATCTCCCACAGCCACCAGTGGCTGTCCTCGGTGACGGACGGCGCGCCCTGGGTCACCGCCTCCCACCTGGGGCAGCAGGATCCCGGCAAGGCCAGCGTGCAGGCGCCGCCGAGGGACGACCTGGGCAGCGGGCTGCACCACCGAGCGCACCACATGGTGCACCAGCAGAGCCACGGCAGCCACCCCGGCGCGGCGTGGGGGCCGGCGGCTCCTCCGCCGccaccgccgccgccgccgcctccCATCCCCGGGATGCCTCCTTCGTCCAACGGACACCAGCCGCTCATCTACTCGCAGCCCGGCTTCAGCAGCCTCAACGGCATGCTGAGCCCGGCCACGCCGAGCCTCCACCACGGCCTGACGGACGCTCTCCACGAGGACCCGGGCGGTCACGACGGCCACCCGGAGCACCCCGCGCCGCACCACCCGGAGCACTCGGACGAGGACGCCCCCACCTCGGATGACTTGGAGCACTTTGCAAAGCAGTTCAAACAAAGGCGGATCAAGCTGGGCTTCACCCAGGCGGACGTGGGCTTAGCCCTGGGCACTCTGTACGGCAACGTCTTCTCTCAGACCACCATCTGCAGGTTCGAAGCCCTGCAGCTCAGCTTCAAGAACATGTGCAAACTGAAGCCGCTGCTGAACAAGTGGCTGGAGGAGACCGACTCGACCTCAGGGAGCCCCACCAGCATAGACAAGATCGCCGCGCAGGGACGGAAGAGGAAGAAGCGGACGTCTATAGAGATTGGGGTGAAAGGGGCGTTGGAGAACCACTTCTTAAAGTGTCCCAAGCCCTCCGCCCATGAGATCAGCAGCTTGGCTGACAGCCTGCAGTTGGAAAAAGAGGTGGTCAGAGTTTGGTTTTGTAACAGAAGACAGAAGGAAAAGCGAATGACCCCGGCCGGAATCCCCGGCCACCCAGGTATGGAGGATGTATATTCACAAAGGGACACTCCGCCGCTTCATCACACACTCCAGACCCCTGTCCAATGA